A genome region from Phalacrocorax carbo chromosome 27, bPhaCar2.1, whole genome shotgun sequence includes the following:
- the TARBP2 gene encoding RISC-loading complex subunit TARBP2, translating to MSEEGAGGGARRSGGFPSPVPSLEQMLAANPGKTPISLLQEYGTRIGKTPGYDLLKAEGQAHQPNFTFRVTVGDISCTGQGPSKKAAKHKAAEVALKLLKGGDMLEPATPEEPSSPFPPEPPAELSPVAAPPAPTVTPPSPRGTPLEMKTPVSPPQSECNPVGALQELVVQKGWRLPEYTVTQESGPAHRKEFTMTCRVERFVEIGSGTSKKLAKRNAAAKMLVRIHNVPMEPREGSEAEVEEDQFSMAGPRLEGLRGRAPGCTWDSLRNSAGEKIVQLRSHPLAPMGAGACALLQELSEEQSFAISYLDIDALSLSGLHQCLVELSTQPATVCHGAAPSRDGARSQAARNALQYLRIMAGGK from the exons ATGAGCGAggagggggcgggcggcggggccagGCGGAGCGGCGGCTTCCCCAG ccctgtccccagcctggagcagaTGCTGGCCGCCAACCCCGGGAAGACGCCCATCAGCCTGCTGCAGGAATATGGCACTCGCATAGGCAAGACCCCTGGCTACGACCTCCTGAAGGCCGAGGGACAAGCCCACCAGCCCAATTTCACCTTCCGTGTCACCGTTGGGGACATCAGCTGCACCG GGCAGGGGCCCAGCAAGAAGGCGGCAAAGCACAAAGCGGCGGAGGTGGCCCTGAAGCTGCTCAAAGGGGGGGACATGCTGGAACCCGCCACCCCCGAGGAGCCCAG CTCTCCTTTCCCCCCAGAGCCCCCGGCTGAGCTCAGCCCCGTGGCCGCCCCCCCTGCACCCACTGTAACCCCACCCTCGCCCAG GGGCACCCCCCTGGAGATGAAGAcgcccgtgtcccccccccagtcGGAGTGTAACCCCGTGGGGGCTCTGCAG GAGCTGGTGGTGCAGAAGGGCTGGCGCCTGCCCGAGTACACGGTGACGCAGGAGTCGGGGCCGGCGCATCGCAAGGAGTTCACCATGACCTGCCGCGTGGAACGCTTCGTGGAGATCG GCAGTGGCACCTCCAAGAAGCTGGCGAAGCGCAACGCGGCCGCCAAGATGCTGGTGCGGATCCACAACGTCCCCATGGAGCCGCGGGAGGGCAGCGAGGCCGAGGTGGAGGAGGACCAGTTCTCCATG GCGGGCCCCAGGCtggaggggctgcggggccgaGCACCCGGCTGCACCTGGGACTCCCTGCGCAACTCGGCGGGCGAGAAGATCGTGCAGCTGAGGAGTCACCcgctggcacccatgggtgcgGGGGCCTGCGCCCTCCTGCAGGAGCTCTCCGAGGAGCAGAGCTTCGCCATCAGCTACCTCGACATTG aTGCGTTGAGCCTCAGCGGGCTGCACCAGTGCCTGGTGGAGCTGTCGACGCAGCCGGCCACGGTGTGCCACGGCGCGGCCCCCTCCCGCGACGGCGCCCGCTCCCAGGCCGCCCGCAACGCCCTCCAGTACCTCCGCATCATGGCGGGGGGCAAGTGA